The Oncorhynchus mykiss isolate Arlee chromosome 5, USDA_OmykA_1.1, whole genome shotgun sequence DNA window AGTGTCCATGTATGTGAAAAGAGCTGGTCCTAGAGAAGACCACCTTCACATTTTTAAAAGGTGTCCTAAATGTCACTCCccttgtatagtgcactacttttgaccagaccctatgagccctggtcaaatgtaaggACCtgcatagggaaaagggtgctatTTAGGATGCAGAAGTCTGAGGAGCTGCCAAAGTGAACCATGGGTGTGGTTTCACTTCCTGACCCAGGCTTCCAGGTCATGGTAAACCTTCTGAGCAGGCAGGCTGTGATACTGGGGGCAGATGCTACACAGCCTCTCCCTCCAGTCTGTATACACTTTCACCTGATAGCTATGCCGCCACGCAAAGTACCCAGCATATCTCTCCTTGTCCAGTTGCAGCTGCCGGAGATAGTTCCCCAGCTCCTTGGTGGATGGAAAGTCCTCAACGTGGATGAAGGAGTTGGGCGGCGCCACGGCTATGTAGTCATCTGGAGGTGGACCCAGAACCACAGGCACCGCCCCTGCCTGGTAAGCGTTCCGCCAGAGCTTCTCAGTGATGTAATCCTTGGAGATGGAGTTCTCGAAGGACAGGTAGAAGTAGCAGCTTGAGATGGTGGGCAGCAGGTCGATGGAGGCCAAAACACTCCCTCTCAAGCGACCATACACCTCCACGGGGATGCTTCTTTTCAGGCTCTTGTACACCAAGCTCCTTCTGTGCTGAGGCTCATAGTGACTAACAACCCAGCAGGCCAGAATGGACTTATTTTTGGGAATGTCTTCTGTGCTGCTATCATTACCAGTATCACAGTCCTTCGGCAGCAGCTTACCATAGGGCATGGTGATATCGGCATCGCGGCGGTAGGACATGGTCCAGTTGAACACGTTATTGAAGGGCTTCAGGTATCTGCTGTTGTCAGGCGACTCCAGAGAGAGCCAGACCCACTTCTGGTGCCTTGGCCGGTGAAGGTGGAGGGGCAGCCGCTCCTGGCCGTTCATCAGCTCTCTGTGGTGGAAGACCACCAGGTCAGCACTGGGGTAGAGAGAGCGCTGGTCCACCAGGCGGCAGTCAGGGATACGGTACCGGTTCCAGCACACGTCTCCCTCCAAATTGTAGGAGGGGCCAAAGGGCCAGTGCCACAGCAGGATGGTGATGTTGTTGTGGCTTCTGTCAGAGTTTGGACCCCACCCACCCCCACTCCCCTGTCCCACCAGAAAGAACAGTAGAGGGGCCAGGCAGATGAGGAGGAAGAGCCTGAGGCAAAATGAGGGGGATTTCATGGTAGAGCTGGACCCTTGTTTGTCATCAGGGTTCTGTCACTGCAGGGAAATGAGCAGAGAAAACAGGATTGAGTTTCTGTTAACCTTGACTCAGGGGTAAACATAACATGGTAAACAAATCTGAGACATTCAAATTGTTACATTTCGTATTAATTTGTATGATAGgctatgttacaaattacaattcataCAATTACAAATTTGCAATACGTATGTTacgaattacattttttttttggacTAATGTTAgctgggttaggagttaggggaagggttaactaacatgctaagtagttgcaaagtagctcaaaTGTAAGTagttgctaaaatgctaaagttgtccttgAGATTAGAATGCACAACCTTTTGGTTGCTAGACGTTCATATCATACACCctaccaaccaccctccttttgtcTTATGTAttcataccaaacgtaacatatcatactgatTTGAGTGTCCAGGATTATCGTTTACTATGTTACTTCTAGGCTATTAGACCAGCCTGTATCTGTACCCAGTAGCCCACTGGCCTTATCACTTATTTTATTGGAACACCATCCATCCCATGGTATTATTAGACACCCAGGGAGCGGTTGATAAATGGCTGAATGATAATGGCTACGGTATGCATCTCCTTGTAACAGGTTGATGTACATGTTTGTTTgtcaccatctctaccatctcaaTTTACATGTTGGGAGTAGTTTGGTCAAAGATAGGACTGATCAGTTGGAGATTGAATTTGTTTGCTACTGCTAAACATGCTTTGTCATTCTTATTTTGGTTGTGTTGCGTGTTACATTTGACTTCCTGTATTGTGGTTGTCTATCCTTCCCAACTCTGTGCTTGTCCCCATGTCaccaaatacaatgttattttacagaaaacaaattaacgaaactttcagcatgcttagggaagggcactcaacatgctcGTTACTGGcacaaatgactgattggctgaaagaaattgataa harbors:
- the fut7 gene encoding alpha-(1,3)-fucosyltransferase 7, with product MKSPSFCLRLFLLICLAPLLFFLVGQGSGGGWGPNSDRSHNNITILLWHWPFGPSYNLEGDVCWNRYRIPDCRLVDQRSLYPSADLVVFHHRELMNGQERLPLHLHRPRHQKWVWLSLESPDNSRYLKPFNNVFNWTMSYRRDADITMPYGKLLPKDCDTGNDSSTEDIPKNKSILACWVVSHYEPQHRRSLVYKSLKRSIPVEVYGRLRGSVLASIDLLPTISSCYFYLSFENSISKDYITEKLWRNAYQAGAVPVVLGPPPDDYIAVAPPNSFIHVEDFPSTKELGNYLRQLQLDKERYAGYFAWRHSYQVKVYTDWRERLCSICPQYHSLPAQKVYHDLEAWVRK